Proteins from a single region of Acanthochromis polyacanthus isolate Apoly-LR-REF ecotype Palm Island chromosome 11, KAUST_Apoly_ChrSc, whole genome shotgun sequence:
- the mfsd2ab gene encoding sodium-dependent lysophosphatidylcholine symporter 1-B: MPPSSCSLPSMGRCNRPYSGFLVSRSPWTRIGRMMPWILLSTPLAVLSYFLIWYVPPFENGKVVWYLFFYCLFQSLQTCFHVPYSALTMFISSEQKERDSATAYRMTVEVLGTLLGTAIQGQIVGMANAPCLPGPGDIVANLSNSSMSVGLNASEPAISLEHTRTAYMIASGVICLIYILCAVVLFFGVREQKESCRLRSEPMSFFQGIKLVMGHGPYTKLVMGFLFTSLAFMLLEGNFALFCSSTLGFRNDFQNILLVIMLSATLAIPFWQWFLTRFGKKTAVYTGTSSVVPFMILVVCIKSNLIVTYIVSFFAGVGVAAAFLLPWSMLPDVVDDFQVQNPESTGHEALFYSFYVFFTKFASGVSLGISTLSLDFAGYISRGCSQPEEVHLTLKVLVSAAPVALIIVGLCILYSYPINEERRQGNRKLLQEQRDNEVDSETDSTELANTV; encoded by the exons ATGCCTCCATCATCTTGTTCGTTGCCGAGCATGGGACGCTGTAACAGACCCTACAGTGGCTTTCTGGTCTCCCGGAGCCCATGGACACGTATTGGACGCATGATGCCCTG GATTCTGCTCTCAACCCCTCTGGCTGTGCTTTCTTATTTCCTCATATGGTACGTCCCTCCCTTTGAGAATGGCAAAGTCGTCTGGTACCTTTTCTTCTACTGCCTCTTCCAGTCGCTTCAAACT TGCTTCCATGTGCCATATTCTGCCCTCACCATGTTCATCAGCTCGGAGCAGAAGGAGAGAGACTCTGCCACTGCGTATA GGATGACGGTGGAGGTTTTGGGCACTCTGCTCGGTACAGCTATCCAGGGCCAGATAGTAGGCATGGCGAACGCTCCCTGCCTCCCAGGACCTGGCGACATCGTGGCAAACCTGAGCAACTCCTCCATGTCTGTTGGACTCAATGCGTCCGAACCCGCCATCTCCCTAGAGCACACG AGAACGGCCTACATGATCGCCTCTGGTGTCATCTGCTTGATCTACATCCTCTGTGCTGTCGTTTTATTCTTCGGTGTGAGGGAACAAAAAG AGTCCTGTCGTCTCAGGTCAGAGCCCATGTCCTTCTTCCAGGGGATTAAGCTGGTGATGGGGCATGGACCATACACCAAACTGGTCATGGGGTTCCTCTTTACCTCACTAGCTTTCATG ctcctggaGGGAAACTTCGCTCTGTTCTGCAGCTCCACGCTGGGTTTCAGGAACGACTTCCAGAATATTCTGCTTGTCATCATG ctCTCCGCTACTCTGGCCATCCCCTTCTGGCAGTGGTTTCTGACTCGCTTTGGGAAAAAGACGGCAGTTTACACTGGAACCTCG TCCGTGGTTCCCTTCATGATCCTGGTGGTGTGTATAAAGAGTAACCTGATTGTCACCTACATCGTTTCCTTCTTTGCTGGGGTTGGAGTGGCTGCAGCCTTCTTGCTGCCCTG GTCTATGCTGCCAGATGTCGTTGATGATTTCCAAGTGCAAAACCCTGAGTCCACCGGCCACGAAGCTCTCTTCTATTCCTTCTATGTCTTCTTCACCAAGTTTGCCTCTGGAGTCTCCCTGGGCATCTCCACCCTCAGTTTAGA ctttGCAGGCTACATCAGTAGAGGCTGCTCTCAGCCAGAGGAAGTGCACTTAACTCTGAAAGTGTTGGTTTCAGCCGCCCCCGTCGCTCTCATCATCGTCGGCCTCTGCATATTGTACTCGTATCCCATCAATGAGGAGAGGAGGCAAGGCAACCGCAAACTGCTCCAAGAACAGAG GGACAACGAGGTGGATTCAGAAACGGACTCGACAGAACTGGCCAACACGGTGTAG